In Shewanella glacialimarina, the genomic stretch GCAGCTAAAGATACAACAGGTACAAATTCAGTTGCTCTAACAACTTCAACTGCTCAAGAAGTAGTTTCAGTTGCAACTAAATTCAACGGTTTTATCAAGCGTGATGCTCGTGGAACATATGAAACAACTAAAGGTACTTTAGCTGCTGAAGTTTCAATTTCACGTCCAGCTGCTACTACTGTAGCTGCTGTAGCTACTGAAACTTTAGTTATCACTGGCAAAAACTTCGACACAGTTACTTCTATCGAAGCTGCAATCTGTGATAACGGTACAACTCCAACTGCAGTTAACACTACTGGTCAGCCAGTATTAACTTGTGCTACAGGTACTAAAGTACCAGTGACAGTTGCTGCTGCTGCTGCAACTTGTGGTGGCGTAGCATGTGTTTCTCCAGCGAAACCTGATACTTTCACAATTAACACAGTTACTCTAACTGATGAATTAGTTGCTGCTGTTTCTCCAGCTACTGGTTTAGCTGGTAAAATTGCTGTTGCAATTACTTCAGATACAGCAAAAACTTTCCCAGTAGGTTCTGTTGCAGTAACTCGTAATGTTACTTACACGCAAATTGCTCCAGCAGGCGCTAACAAGTCTTATGATTATATCAAAGATGCTGACTTCGGTTTATTCAAGTTAGACGCTTCTGTAGTTAACGTTCCTTACCTACCAGTAGGTTATGATTTAACACCTAACGTTGAAATTGCTAACGCTGGTTCAACTGATGCTGAAATCCAGTTAGAAGCTTTCGACCAAAATGGTGTTGCTTATGGTCCAGTTACTCTTACTACAAAAGCTGGTAAGAAAGCTGTTACTAAAGTAAGCGAAGGCGATATCGAAACTGCATTCGGCTTAGCTGCTAACTCTAAGAAGAAGTTAAGCGTAACTTTCGTTCTTGACGCAGATGCTGCTGATATCACATTAGCACCTTACTACCGTCAAAATGAAAGCCGTGTAAACGTAATGTCTGACCAATACAAGAAGTAATCTTCTTTAGTCAAGCAAGTTTATGCTAACAAAAACGAGCCTTAGGGCTCGTTTTTTTATGTTTGCAATATGATAAACAAATGTATTTTGTGCAATGATTTACAGGTAAAAGTAGCGAGTTAACACAGTCCTTGTGTGTCTCAAAGTGACCGCGATATAAAAGTAAATAGCAAGGCTACATACATAGGGTAAATGCCAGTGACGTAATCTTGCTAAGTGGCATCACATTAAAATTGTAGAATATGATTGGCAAGGTTTATACTGTGGGATTATTATCCCAATTCAGCTTATTTATAAAAAGATTCAGTACTTTAGTTACTTAACCTCAACTCGGGTTAAGAGATGAATAAATGGCATTTTAATAGTCAAAATTCAAGTGTTTATCCTCGAACTTGAGCTTTGCGATGGTAACAAGGCGAATTAACGCGTCAATAGCTGGCCTATTGCAAGTACTTTTGCGTAAATAATAACGCAGTTAACAGTGCAAAGAGCTGTTTGATATGCATTTATTAGCCCGAGCTGAGGTTACTTAATCATTCGCTAACAACAAAGTGGTATTACACCGTATGGCCTTTTTTCAATCAAAAGTGTTCACTAATGCCAGTTGGCTTTTAACCGAAAAAATCCTGTTAACAGGAAGTGGATTACTGTTTGTTGTTTTACTGACACGACATTGGTCGGTAGAGCAGGTAGGTGACTACCAGTTTGTATTAGCAATATTAGCCTTACTCGCGCCATTTTCGTCAATGGGATTAAATTCTATTGTCAGTCGTGAATTAGTGCTATTTCCCCATCGCACCGCTTCTATTTTAGGCACAGCATTGGTTATTCGATGCAGTGGTGCGGCTGTAGCTATGCTGGTTAGTGCATTATTTTCTTTTTGGCTTGTCCCCAATGAGTTATTTTATATATTTTTATTATTGTTACTGGCTCAATTAAGCCATGGTTTTTATGTAATAGATTACTATTTTGAAGCCCATGTTAAGTCTAAAGTGTCAGCACTATTACGCACAAGCATTGGCCTGCTGATGTTGTTAGTCAAATTTATCTGGGTGGTAAATGGCTTAGGTGTTGTAGGTGTGTTAGTCATTACCGCCATTGAATGGTGCTTGTTTGCTTTAGCCTGGGTGGGTGTGTACTACTTTTTTCATCAACCTAAACCCGCTTTTGAATGGTCGTCAGCACAAGCTAAACTGTTTTTATCAAAGGGTTGGTGGTTAATTCTATCGGGTGTGGCCAGCATTATTTACTTAAAAATTGATCAAGTGATGCTTGGTTGGATGCAGGGCAGTGAAGCGGTAGCCTATTATAGTTTGGCAAGCCGCTTGTCTGAGGTGTGGTATTTGTTTCCAGGTATTATTGTTGCTTCATTATACCCTGGCTTAATTAAGGCCAAACAATTAGCTGATGTTTATCAAATAAAGCTACAGCAAATATGTACTCTACTATGCTGGATGGCGGTATTGATTGCTGTTGTGATGACAATGATAGCGCCCATATTGGTTGAGCAGTTGTTTGGGGCAGAATACCAGCCCACGGTCTTGATATTGCAAATTCATATTTGGGCGGGAGTATTTATATTTATGCGGGCGCTGTTTAGCAAGTGGATATTGATTGAGGATATTCCTAAATACTCTTTGCTGACCCATGGTGGTGGTGCCATTGTTAATGTCATTCTTAACTTTTGGCTGATCCCTGTTATGGGCGGTGTGGGCGCGGCCTGGGCAACACTTATTTCTTATGCGATGGCTTCTTACCTAGTGTTGTTTTTATGTAAACCTACACAAAAAATGGGCGTGATTATGTCAAGTTCTTTATTTGCCCCTATTCTTTTTATTGTAAGTAAAGTCAATAAACTGTTATCTAAATAAGGCTATTCTGCTGTTTTAAAAATGATTAACTATACGATGGTGTTGAAAATCCCGTAAAATAGCTGCAAATGTGAATGCTTGACTTGGTACTTATGAAAACTTTATTGCGTAATTGGCTTCCTAATAATGTTAAGCAGCAGATACGCCACCTTTTTACGGCGGTAGATGAATACCAACTGATACTGTTATCCTTTTTGTTTGCTCGTTTCCCCCGTAGCGCTACCTGGCTGTATAGTTTGGTTAATCGCGATTTTATGCGTGAACAGCAAGCCGTGTTATCAGGAAGGTTAGCTTATCGTAAGCAAGAGGGCATACAGGCGGTTTCAAGTGCTTTACTTAGGCGCAATATACATCGACTAGAAAAAGGCTTATGTATGCAGCCTAGGCGGAATGTATTTGCAACAGATTTTATATTAGCCACGGTTGAGTGTTTTGCCACTTGTATGAACAACAAGCACATTGAAGCAAGCGAGCTTAAGTGGGCTTTAGATGTGCTAAGTGCTTATTTTGACGCTGTCACTCATGTCGAAAATATCGCCCAAGCCAATGCCATTTTTATCGCTATCGATAAAAGCGTAATAGCGGGCCAATCAGATCCTAAACATAGCTTTGTTCCTTATCAGCATAAAAGCATAATCGATACAGATATTACGACCGCAAGCCTGCGTGATTTATGTATAAGAAGAAGATCGGTACGTTGGTTTACAGATAAAGCTGTAGCAGATGACCAATTGAATGAGGCAATCAGTATAGCTTTACTTGCACCAAGTGCTTGTAATCGCCAGCCATTTCGATTTCATGTTTGTAATGACCAACAACTTGCACCTGACATTGCACGCCTAGCAGGTGGTACAGCTGGGTTTGCCGATAATATTCCTTGTGTCATTACCATAGTGGGTGATTTAAGTGCCTATCCTATGTCTCGGGACCGCCATGTTATTTATATTGATGCAGCGTTGGCGGCCATGCAGCTGATGCTGGCGTTAGAAACGTTAGGGTTAAGCAGCTGCCCGATTAATTGGCCTGATATAGATGTACCAGAACAAAAAATGGCAGACAGATTAAGGTTAACTGATTTTGAACGTCCTGTGATGCTGGTTGCTATTGGGTATGCTGATCCGCATGGGATGATCCCGTATTCTCAGAAAAAATCGATTAATGTCATTCGCACAGATGTGATTTGATCGCCCTAATATAACCGCGTCATGTTTGACGGTATATCAAGGATGTTAGGCTAAATATTTGTCATGTTAACAGAGTGACTTTCGCTCTTCTTGCGACAAGGTTAAGTAACAGGTAAACCAATGATTATTGAAATTAAAGGCACTCAGTTCATTAATAAAGGTGCTGAGTTAATGCTTTATGCCGCATTAGAGCAAATTAAACTCAAATGGCCCGAGGCTGAAATCGCTTTACGCCCCTCTTCACATTCTCCTTATTTAAAGCGCGCCAAAGTGGGGGCCTGGCAAAAGTTATGTTTGCATAAGCATGTTATTGATATCAACTGGCTAAGTTATTATTTTCCTCAACCGTTACGGTCTTTCCTTAAAGGGTGGGGAATAGTCACTGAAGCCGATATTGACTGTGTGTTAGATGCATCGGGTTTTGCTTATGGCGATCAATGGCCTATACGGCAGTTAACTCATACGAGTAAAGAGATCACTCGTTTTCATCACAATAAAAAGCCCTTTATTTTATTACCCCAGGCTTTAGGACCATTTGAACTGCCAATTCTAGCCGACTCTATTAAACAGCATTGGCAACATGCTGGGTTAATTTTTGCCCGAGACAAAGTGTCTTATCGTCATATTGAAGCCTGTGTTGGAGAGTCTCAAAAACTGAGTAACTTACACTTAATGCCTGATTTTACTAATTTAGTTAAAGGGCAAGCTGTAGGGTTAGAAAATGCTAATCGAACTGTTTTATTTATTCCTAATAATAAAATGCTCAGCACTAAAAATAACAGGCGAGATTGGGTTGAGCATTATGTGGATATGATGGCCACTTATTGTGTTGATGTGGATAAATTGGGGTATATTCCGGTTTTGCTTAACCATGATGGTGATAAAGATCAGGGGCTGTGTTTAGCAATAGCTAAGCAAGCAAATTTACCTATTCGGATTGTTAAAATTGATGATCCTCTACAAGTAAAAGGCTTGATTGGCGAAGTTGCCGCGGTAATTAGTTCACGTTTTCATGGCTGCGTTAGTGCTTTGAGCCAGGGTGTACCTTGTATTGGCACCAGTTGGAGTCATAAGTATGAAGAGTTATTCGCTGACTATCATCAACAAGCTTATCTTATTAGCCAGCCTAACAGTGACCACAAACCGCAAATAGACACTTTGTTAACCGCGGACTATGCTAATGCTTGTCGCACCAATCCTGCTATTGCTGAACTTAAATCTCAGTCACAACAGATGTGGAATTTAGTGTTTGAAAAAGTGGAATCATTACGTGGTAATTGACCCTGAAGACATAACACAAGATAGCAACACTGAGCAGCCGCTTGTGACTGTTTATATGCCTACGCATAATAGGTTGGCCTTACTCAAGCGTGCTGTTCAGTCTGTTTTAGAACAGAGCTTGCAAAATTTTGAATTAATCATTGTCAATGATGGCTCAGCCGATAACACAGAAAGCTACCTTGAACAATTAGCCCAAACCGATAGTCGTATTAGGTGTTTCCATCAATCACCTGCTCAAGGCGCTTGTGCTGCGCGTAACTTTGCGATTCAACAAGCGAGGGGAATGTTTATCACCGGGCTAGACGATGATGATGAGTTTTTACCGAATCGGCTGAAAATGTTTTCACAGGCGTGGGATCCCGACTATGCGTTTTTGTGTCATGGATTTAGATGGCAATATGGTAAGCGCTTTAAGGTGGTTGATGCCACAGCCATGACGATTACTCTGCCATTATTACTGGATTATAACTATGCGACTAATCAGGTGTTTACTTTAACGAGCCGATTACGTGAAATAGCCGGTTTTGACCCAACATTTAAAGCATGTCAGGACTACGATACCTGGGTCAGATTAATCTTTAAATTTGGCAATGCTAGTCGGTTAAGTGGTGACAGTTATATTCTTCATCAAGGCCATGAAGGGCCTAGAGTAACGGTTAAGTCTATAGAGGGTTTGAAGCAATTTTACGCTAAACATGATCATTTAATGAGTCGCCGAAATAGAAAAAACCAACACTTTTTACAATTAATTGCTCAAAAAGAGACATTGTCTTTTAAAGGCTTTATGACCATTGCCACTGACGGTCATTTTCTGCGGAAGTTAAGATATTTTTTATCGAGTCATTTTCATGTCTTGGCGCGAGTTCGTCACCGCTATTTGAAAGAAGGTAAGTTTAATGGCTGGAAATAAGCTTATTATCGTTGGTACGCATTCTACAGAAACCCGTGGTGGGATCAGCGCCGCTGTATCGGGCTATGAACAGGGTTTTACCCAACAAAGTATTGAGTTTATTCGCGTCAATTCCCACAGTGATTTAAGAAGTAGAATATTCACTTGGCTGTCAGCCTGGTTTCAAGTATTGCAACTGTCTGTAAAGTATCGCTCGCGTGCGGTATTTTGGTTTCATTGCGGTCCTTGGCTGTCTTTGACCCGTAAATGGAGTTTTGCAGTAATAGCAAGGCTTTTCGGCTGTCAAACCGTTGCGCATATGCACTCACCAACATTACATAATTACATCAATAGTCAGTATGGTCAGTTTTTGCTTAAATTGTTCTTTGCCCCTTTTGGGCGTGTTATCGCATTAACGCCCTGGTGGAAGGACCAATTAGTTTTATTTGGTATAAATAAGCCAATTGATGTGTGTGCTAATCCTGTCTCAGAAGACATTTTGTCGGCAGCAATACAGACGTTATCTACGCCTAAAATAGTACGTGAACCTCAAGGTGATATCGTTATTTTATCTATGGCTAGATTAATTGAGGGCAAAGGTATTGAACATGTTATTGATGCCATGGCTATTTTACCTGAGCATTATCATTTAAAAGTTGCGGGTGAAGGCCCTTTAAAGCAGCTGCTTATTCAGCGCGCCGCCTCATTAAAACTTCAGCACAGGGTGACCTTTGTTGGTTGGGTAGACAGTGTTATTAAACATAACTTGTTTAACAGTGTAGATATTTTTTGTTTACCCTCAAAATACGACTCATTTGGTGTTGTATTCATTGAAGCTATGGCGTTTGATTTACCCATAATCGCCTGTGACTGGGGGCCAATAACAGATGTTGTAACATCTGAGGTTGGTTTGTTAGTGCCCTATTGTCATCCCCAAGCTATTGCCGATAGTGTTGAAACACTCGCTAAAAACTATCAAGATTATTGGGGCAAGGGGCCTCAGCGTGTAATGGATAACTTTTCCCCATTAACTTGTTGTAAAAATGTAATAAACTCATTTTTTCAGCAAGATAACTCAGCATAATGTTTTTTAATTATGCGGTTCATGGCCGTGGTTTAAATTACACAGCGGGAATGTGGTCATATCCTAGGTTTTACATTACAATATCGCCCCTGGCACCTATTTAGGTGCATATTTTTTTATTTGATTAGATTTGGTACAAGTAGTTTGTATGCATGAAAAAGTCATTTTGGTGATATATGGACGTGGTGGCCACAAAGAACAGATGCGCCGTCTATTAAATGAATTAAAGAAGAACTCACCAA encodes the following:
- a CDS encoding flippase, producing the protein MAFFQSKVFTNASWLLTEKILLTGSGLLFVVLLTRHWSVEQVGDYQFVLAILALLAPFSSMGLNSIVSRELVLFPHRTASILGTALVIRCSGAAVAMLVSALFSFWLVPNELFYIFLLLLLAQLSHGFYVIDYYFEAHVKSKVSALLRTSIGLLMLLVKFIWVVNGLGVVGVLVITAIEWCLFALAWVGVYYFFHQPKPAFEWSSAQAKLFLSKGWWLILSGVASIIYLKIDQVMLGWMQGSEAVAYYSLASRLSEVWYLFPGIIVASLYPGLIKAKQLADVYQIKLQQICTLLCWMAVLIAVVMTMIAPILVEQLFGAEYQPTVLILQIHIWAGVFIFMRALFSKWILIEDIPKYSLLTHGGGAIVNVILNFWLIPVMGGVGAAWATLISYAMASYLVLFLCKPTQKMGVIMSSSLFAPILFIVSKVNKLLSK
- a CDS encoding nitroreductase family protein — its product is MKTLLRNWLPNNVKQQIRHLFTAVDEYQLILLSFLFARFPRSATWLYSLVNRDFMREQQAVLSGRLAYRKQEGIQAVSSALLRRNIHRLEKGLCMQPRRNVFATDFILATVECFATCMNNKHIEASELKWALDVLSAYFDAVTHVENIAQANAIFIAIDKSVIAGQSDPKHSFVPYQHKSIIDTDITTASLRDLCIRRRSVRWFTDKAVADDQLNEAISIALLAPSACNRQPFRFHVCNDQQLAPDIARLAGGTAGFADNIPCVITIVGDLSAYPMSRDRHVIYIDAALAAMQLMLALETLGLSSCPINWPDIDVPEQKMADRLRLTDFERPVMLVAIGYADPHGMIPYSQKKSINVIRTDVI
- a CDS encoding polysaccharide pyruvyl transferase family protein produces the protein MIIEIKGTQFINKGAELMLYAALEQIKLKWPEAEIALRPSSHSPYLKRAKVGAWQKLCLHKHVIDINWLSYYFPQPLRSFLKGWGIVTEADIDCVLDASGFAYGDQWPIRQLTHTSKEITRFHHNKKPFILLPQALGPFELPILADSIKQHWQHAGLIFARDKVSYRHIEACVGESQKLSNLHLMPDFTNLVKGQAVGLENANRTVLFIPNNKMLSTKNNRRDWVEHYVDMMATYCVDVDKLGYIPVLLNHDGDKDQGLCLAIAKQANLPIRIVKIDDPLQVKGLIGEVAAVISSRFHGCVSALSQGVPCIGTSWSHKYEELFADYHQQAYLISQPNSDHKPQIDTLLTADYANACRTNPAIAELKSQSQQMWNLVFEKVESLRGN
- a CDS encoding glycosyltransferase, translated to MKKWNHYVVIDPEDITQDSNTEQPLVTVYMPTHNRLALLKRAVQSVLEQSLQNFELIIVNDGSADNTESYLEQLAQTDSRIRCFHQSPAQGACAARNFAIQQARGMFITGLDDDDEFLPNRLKMFSQAWDPDYAFLCHGFRWQYGKRFKVVDATAMTITLPLLLDYNYATNQVFTLTSRLREIAGFDPTFKACQDYDTWVRLIFKFGNASRLSGDSYILHQGHEGPRVTVKSIEGLKQFYAKHDHLMSRRNRKNQHFLQLIAQKETLSFKGFMTIATDGHFLRKLRYFLSSHFHVLARVRHRYLKEGKFNGWK
- a CDS encoding glycosyltransferase family 4 protein codes for the protein MAGNKLIIVGTHSTETRGGISAAVSGYEQGFTQQSIEFIRVNSHSDLRSRIFTWLSAWFQVLQLSVKYRSRAVFWFHCGPWLSLTRKWSFAVIARLFGCQTVAHMHSPTLHNYINSQYGQFLLKLFFAPFGRVIALTPWWKDQLVLFGINKPIDVCANPVSEDILSAAIQTLSTPKIVREPQGDIVILSMARLIEGKGIEHVIDAMAILPEHYHLKVAGEGPLKQLLIQRAASLKLQHRVTFVGWVDSVIKHNLFNSVDIFCLPSKYDSFGVVFIEAMAFDLPIIACDWGPITDVVTSEVGLLVPYCHPQAIADSVETLAKNYQDYWGKGPQRVMDNFSPLTCCKNVINSFFQQDNSA